From the Vibrio metoecus genome, one window contains:
- the pspA gene encoding phage shock protein PspA, whose protein sequence is MGIFSRFADIVNSNISALLDKAEDPEKMIRLIIQEMEDTLVEVRTNSAKAMADKKELARKVESLEAQLEDWQNKATLALTKQREDLARAALIEKQKLQQVLKGLHTEQTLVEETIDKLTGEIGKLESKITETRAKQQALAIRSQAAGHRRDVQRHLHAGRTEEAMAKFEQFSRKVDELEAEADLYAQAGQARSLEQEFAELQAQDDIEKELSKLKAQMKSDQ, encoded by the coding sequence ATGGGTATTTTTTCTCGTTTTGCAGATATCGTAAATTCCAACATTAGTGCTCTACTGGATAAGGCAGAAGATCCAGAAAAAATGATCCGTCTGATCATCCAAGAGATGGAAGATACACTGGTTGAAGTGCGTACCAACTCTGCAAAAGCGATGGCCGACAAAAAAGAGTTGGCACGTAAAGTGGAGTCACTGGAAGCGCAGCTAGAAGATTGGCAAAACAAAGCGACACTGGCACTCACCAAACAAAGGGAAGATTTGGCGCGTGCGGCACTGATTGAAAAGCAGAAGTTACAACAGGTATTGAAAGGCTTGCATACCGAGCAGACGCTGGTTGAGGAAACCATTGATAAGCTGACGGGGGAGATTGGCAAGCTGGAAAGTAAAATCACCGAAACTCGCGCGAAGCAACAAGCGTTAGCGATACGCAGCCAAGCCGCGGGTCATCGCCGTGATGTGCAGCGCCACTTGCATGCGGGGCGTACAGAAGAAGCAATGGCGAAATTTGAACAGTTTTCACGTAAAGTGGATGAGTTAGAAGCGGAAGCGGATTTGTATGCTCAAGCTGGACAAGCTCGCTCTTTGGAACAAGAGTTTGCCGAGTTACAAGCTCAAGATGACATTGAAAAAGAGCTGAGCAAGCTGAAAGCTCAGATGAAATCAGACCAATAA
- the cls gene encoding cardiolipin synthase codes for MDKLYHFLTLLSIGIYWLLVAGVTIRVVLKRRAVSVSLAWLMVIYIIPFVGVLCYFLFGELNLGRKRAERAKEMFTPFGHWFRSLNDCQAHVQEGMGAHISRIDELCNNRMGIPALSGNTLSLLNSPNEILHAVIEDIERAQFQVRMVFYIWHPGGLADGVASALIQAAKRGVDVKLLLDSAGSPRFFRSPWVQMMRDAGIEVVQALEVSPWRIFLRRLDLRQHRKIIVIDDEIAYTGSMNMVDPAYFKQNAGVGQWIDIMVRVTGPTVNVLSAIHCWDWEFETGLRLFPQSPECSLEPNQPQHPIQVVPSGPGMPENLISQVLTLAINQANRSVCITTPYFVPSADLLATLKMTAQRGINVDIIIPKKNDSLMVQWASRAFYGELLEAGVRIHEFDGGLLHTKSVVIDQQFCLVGTVNLDMRSLWLNFELTLAVDDLEFTQQMHWLQQQYILQSHPVIEAEWAQRPWHNRFLERIFYLFNPLL; via the coding sequence ATGGACAAGCTCTATCACTTTCTCACACTGCTCAGCATTGGTATCTACTGGTTATTAGTAGCGGGTGTAACTATTCGTGTGGTTCTTAAAAGGCGCGCAGTCAGTGTATCGTTGGCTTGGTTGATGGTGATCTACATCATTCCATTTGTTGGCGTGCTTTGTTATTTCCTATTTGGCGAGCTCAACCTTGGCCGCAAAAGGGCAGAACGTGCTAAAGAAATGTTTACCCCCTTTGGTCATTGGTTTCGTTCATTAAATGATTGTCAAGCTCATGTACAAGAAGGCATGGGCGCTCATATTTCTCGTATTGATGAGTTATGTAATAACCGGATGGGGATCCCAGCCCTCAGTGGCAATACCCTATCGCTTCTGAACTCTCCTAATGAAATTTTACATGCAGTGATTGAAGATATTGAACGCGCTCAGTTTCAAGTTCGCATGGTGTTTTATATTTGGCATCCCGGAGGCTTAGCCGATGGAGTTGCTTCGGCCTTGATTCAAGCCGCCAAACGTGGAGTGGATGTCAAACTTCTCCTCGACTCCGCAGGAAGCCCGAGATTTTTCCGCAGCCCTTGGGTACAAATGATGCGTGACGCTGGGATTGAAGTGGTTCAAGCCTTGGAAGTGAGTCCATGGCGTATTTTCCTGCGCAGACTGGATTTGCGGCAGCATCGCAAAATCATCGTGATTGATGATGAAATCGCCTATACCGGATCAATGAACATGGTTGACCCAGCTTACTTCAAGCAAAACGCCGGTGTGGGGCAATGGATCGATATCATGGTGCGTGTCACAGGCCCTACGGTTAACGTACTTTCTGCTATTCACTGTTGGGATTGGGAATTTGAAACGGGATTACGCCTATTCCCTCAAAGCCCAGAGTGCAGCCTTGAGCCTAATCAACCTCAGCATCCCATTCAGGTGGTGCCGTCAGGCCCGGGGATGCCAGAGAATTTAATTTCGCAAGTGCTCACCTTAGCCATCAACCAAGCTAACCGTTCTGTTTGTATTACAACGCCTTATTTTGTTCCTAGCGCAGATTTGCTCGCAACGTTGAAAATGACTGCTCAACGAGGAATAAATGTCGACATTATCATTCCGAAGAAGAATGATTCTCTGATGGTGCAATGGGCTTCGCGTGCTTTTTACGGGGAATTGCTTGAAGCCGGTGTACGCATTCATGAATTCGATGGCGGCTTGCTGCACACCAAATCCGTAGTGATTGACCAACAATTTTGTTTAGTCGGAACTGTAAATCTGGATATGCGCAGCCTGTGGCTTAATTTTGAGCTCACTCTCGCCGTGGATGATCTGGAATTTACCCAGCAAATGCATTGGTTACAACAGCAATACATTCTGCAATCTCACCCTGTGATTGAAGCGGAATGGGCACAGCGGCCATGGCACAACCGGTTTTTAGAGCGAATCTTCTATCTATTTAATCCTCTTCTGTAG
- a CDS encoding sodium-dependent transporter → MAAAGSAVGLGNVWGFPTQAASNGGAVFLLVYLCMVFLLAYPMLVAELTIGRYGQSNPIRSFRAVWPKGKVGAILLGLVGMVVVSLILSFYAIVAGWLVGSLFGSGLTLVGGESASHWLTSFSTERNLVLMMAFMALTMFVVRNGVADGIEKWSTRLMPLLFVLFGLLTVYIFTQEGAMDGLKMYLVPDLSHFTPQVVVSAMGQAFFSLSLGVCVMTTYGSYLNKEANLPKTAAQVALIDTGVAFIAGLMVLPAMFVAKHNGVEIFSTSGELLNSDTLVFTVLPAMFETMGAIGAVIGIIFFLLMIIAALTSSISMLEVPVACAVEELQQKRSTAVMWIGGLVTVISGVIVLNFSSLFGLVIELTTVYSQPIIALLITLIAGWIWNRNQILSELKQGCPDIETSLFWKIWPWYVRLVCPVLMLMVFFA, encoded by the coding sequence ATGGCCGCGGCAGGTTCTGCGGTAGGTCTTGGCAATGTGTGGGGGTTTCCCACTCAAGCCGCGAGTAATGGTGGTGCCGTTTTCCTTTTGGTCTACCTGTGTATGGTGTTTTTATTGGCTTACCCTATGTTGGTGGCGGAGCTAACCATTGGCCGTTATGGTCAATCAAACCCGATTCGATCATTTCGTGCCGTTTGGCCTAAAGGCAAAGTGGGTGCGATTCTACTGGGCTTGGTTGGGATGGTGGTGGTTTCTCTCATCCTCAGCTTCTATGCGATTGTCGCTGGATGGTTAGTCGGATCACTGTTTGGTAGCGGTCTAACACTGGTGGGTGGAGAGAGTGCCAGTCATTGGTTAACCTCTTTTAGTACCGAGCGAAATCTTGTTTTGATGATGGCCTTCATGGCCTTAACCATGTTTGTCGTGCGCAACGGCGTTGCAGATGGTATCGAGAAATGGTCCACCCGACTGATGCCACTGTTGTTCGTTCTGTTTGGTCTATTGACGGTGTATATCTTCACCCAAGAAGGTGCGATGGACGGACTCAAAATGTATTTGGTTCCGGATCTTAGCCATTTCACGCCACAGGTCGTGGTCAGTGCGATGGGGCAAGCTTTCTTCTCACTCTCTTTGGGTGTGTGTGTGATGACCACCTATGGCTCGTATCTTAATAAAGAAGCCAACTTGCCAAAAACCGCCGCTCAAGTGGCATTGATTGATACGGGTGTTGCATTTATTGCGGGATTGATGGTTCTGCCTGCCATGTTTGTAGCGAAACACAACGGGGTAGAGATTTTCTCCACCTCCGGTGAATTACTCAACTCTGATACTTTAGTGTTCACGGTTTTGCCAGCGATGTTTGAAACCATGGGCGCGATTGGTGCGGTGATTGGCATCATCTTCTTCTTATTAATGATCATTGCGGCATTAACTTCTTCCATCTCCATGTTAGAAGTACCAGTAGCTTGTGCTGTTGAAGAGTTACAGCAAAAACGTTCTACTGCTGTAATGTGGATTGGTGGTCTAGTCACGGTGATTTCAGGTGTGATTGTTCTGAACTTCTCAAGTCTGTTCGGATTGGTTATTGAGCTTACAACCGTTTATTCACAACCGATTATTGCTCTGCTGATTACTTTGATTGCTGGTTGGATTTGGAATCGTAATCAGATTCTGTCTGAGCTAAAACAAGGTTGCCCTGATATTGAAACCAGCCTGTTCTGGAAAATCTGGCCTTGGTATGTGCGTCTTGTCTGCCCGGTTCTGATGTTGATGGTATTTTTTGCTTAA
- a CDS encoding DNA-3-methyladenine glycosylase I → MTDIEQPVCAWAMNHPLEREYHDNEWGIPVHDDTRLFEFLTLEGAQAGLSWLTVLKKREGYRQAFVGYDLQCLAQYDESHVDVIIAHYDVVKHRGKIASVFSNARAALALQKEFGSLDAALWQFVDGKPKINHWQNMSEVPASTEESKAMSKFLKKRGFKFVGETICYAFMQACGLVNDHIAGCSHSPHAAKQ, encoded by the coding sequence ATGACTGATATTGAACAACCGGTTTGCGCATGGGCGATGAATCATCCGTTAGAACGTGAATATCATGACAATGAGTGGGGCATTCCTGTACATGACGATACTCGGTTATTTGAGTTTCTTACCTTAGAAGGAGCGCAAGCGGGACTAAGCTGGCTCACCGTGTTGAAAAAACGTGAAGGGTATCGCCAAGCTTTTGTGGGCTATGATTTGCAGTGTTTAGCGCAATACGATGAAAGTCATGTTGACGTGATCATTGCTCATTACGATGTGGTTAAGCATCGCGGTAAAATTGCCTCAGTATTTTCTAATGCGCGCGCCGCATTGGCTTTGCAAAAAGAATTCGGCTCACTGGATGCCGCGTTATGGCAGTTTGTGGACGGGAAACCCAAAATTAATCACTGGCAAAATATGAGTGAGGTTCCCGCTTCAACGGAAGAGTCTAAGGCCATGAGTAAGTTTCTTAAAAAACGAGGATTTAAGTTTGTGGGCGAAACGATCTGCTATGCCTTTATGCAGGCTTGTGGATTAGTCAATGACCATATCGCGGGATGTTCCCATTCTCCCCATGCAGCCAAACAGTAG
- the pspC gene encoding envelope stress response membrane protein PspC — MNKRELYRDPINGKLAGVCAGLANYFGLETWLVRILVITAALLGGTFLVLVAYVAMALMLEKQPVDYQESLREKQEHTLKNKAWVQGQDARGLMRTLEQDLDSVDGKVRTMEAYVTSEAFKVNREFQNL, encoded by the coding sequence ATGAATAAAAGAGAACTGTACCGAGATCCTATCAATGGTAAGTTAGCTGGGGTATGTGCGGGGCTTGCTAACTATTTTGGCCTTGAAACGTGGTTGGTGCGTATTCTGGTGATCACGGCAGCTTTATTGGGTGGAACTTTTCTTGTGCTGGTGGCGTATGTTGCGATGGCTTTGATGCTAGAAAAGCAACCTGTGGACTACCAAGAGAGCTTGCGAGAAAAGCAAGAACATACCCTCAAAAATAAGGCTTGGGTACAAGGGCAAGATGCGCGTGGATTAATGCGCACCCTAGAGCAAGATTTGGATTCTGTTGACGGAAAAGTACGTACTATGGAAGCGTATGTCACTTCCGAAGCATTTAAAGTGAATCGTGAATTCCAAAACCTTTAA
- the pspB gene encoding envelope stress response membrane protein PspB, with the protein MSSFFIAVPLIVFFIFVAPLWLLLHYRSKRRAESGLSDEEMRQLHSLSEKAERLRGRVENLERILDAEAPNWRRHYE; encoded by the coding sequence ATGTCCTCATTCTTTATTGCCGTGCCGTTGATTGTCTTTTTTATCTTTGTCGCACCGCTTTGGCTACTCCTTCATTATCGAAGTAAGCGTCGAGCCGAATCTGGGCTTTCTGACGAAGAAATGCGCCAACTGCATTCTTTATCTGAAAAAGCTGAACGCTTGCGTGGCCGAGTAGAAAACCTTGAGCGGATTCTCGATGCCGAAGCGCCGAATTGGAGGCGTCATTATGAATAA
- a CDS encoding CDP-alcohol phosphatidyltransferase family protein, translating to MLDRYAIKVIRWPVTQIASVLDKANITANQVTLMGFAVGVLALPALAMEQYWLALILIAVNRICDGLDGALARRQGLTDAGGFLDISLDFLFYSLVPFGFVLANPDHNAIAGAFLIFAFIGTGSSFLAFAVMASKRGIANPIYQHKSLYYMSGLTEGTETIASFALMCLFPQSFSTIAWVFGAACWFTTTTRIYYGFQTLQLAEKSEVAQQ from the coding sequence ATGCTTGATCGCTACGCTATCAAAGTGATTCGCTGGCCAGTGACTCAAATAGCCAGCGTGTTGGACAAAGCCAACATCACGGCCAACCAAGTGACACTAATGGGCTTCGCTGTTGGCGTTCTCGCGCTACCGGCCCTTGCAATGGAACAATATTGGCTCGCGCTGATTCTGATTGCCGTAAACCGCATTTGTGATGGGCTCGATGGTGCACTGGCACGCCGCCAAGGTTTGACTGATGCTGGTGGATTTCTCGACATCAGCCTCGATTTTTTATTTTATTCGTTAGTGCCTTTTGGGTTTGTTCTTGCCAATCCCGACCACAACGCGATTGCAGGAGCTTTCTTAATTTTTGCCTTTATCGGCACAGGCAGTAGCTTTCTCGCCTTCGCGGTAATGGCCAGTAAACGCGGCATCGCTAACCCGATTTATCAGCACAAGTCTTTGTATTACATGAGTGGGCTGACTGAAGGAACCGAGACCATCGCGTCCTTTGCACTGATGTGCCTCTTCCCTCAATCGTTCTCAACCATCGCTTGGGTGTTTGGCGCAGCCTGTTGGTTTACCACCACGACTCGTATTTATTACGGCTTCCAAACATTGCAACTTGCAGAAAAGAGCGAAGTAGCACAACAGTAG
- a CDS encoding DUF1289 domain-containing protein, whose amino-acid sequence MEQLEFFNIVSPCVGVCSVDEKGYCKGCLRKREERFGWLSMTPAQQLHVIKLCRQRYRRKQAEARGQKQTVSLSESEPQMTDAQPTLF is encoded by the coding sequence ATGGAGCAACTTGAGTTTTTCAATATTGTCAGCCCCTGTGTTGGGGTATGTAGTGTCGATGAGAAAGGCTATTGCAAAGGTTGCCTACGCAAGCGGGAAGAACGTTTTGGTTGGTTGAGTATGACCCCAGCTCAGCAACTGCATGTGATCAAACTCTGTCGACAGCGTTATCGCCGTAAGCAGGCGGAGGCGCGTGGTCAGAAGCAAACAGTGAGCCTGAGCGAAAGTGAACCGCAAATGACAGACGCTCAGCCCACTCTGTTTTGA
- a CDS encoding META domain-containing protein, with the protein MKLSSKSLLAAITLPVLMTACASNGDNVQITAQDLQHHNWQLTQIDGKDVAKDEHNEAPRLEIGEKMMASGNAGCNNFFGKAELKDNQFRIEKMGMTMKMCLGDVMDTEQAVSQTLTDWSNITLTKETLTLKNDVHTLTFTLRDWVN; encoded by the coding sequence ATGAAGCTTAGTTCAAAATCGTTACTTGCTGCAATTACCCTACCTGTATTGATGACAGCTTGTGCAAGCAATGGTGATAACGTGCAAATTACTGCTCAAGATCTTCAACACCACAATTGGCAACTGACCCAAATTGATGGCAAAGATGTGGCGAAAGATGAACACAATGAAGCCCCTCGTTTAGAAATCGGTGAAAAAATGATGGCCAGCGGCAATGCCGGCTGTAACAACTTCTTTGGTAAAGCAGAACTTAAAGATAACCAATTCCGCATCGAAAAAATGGGGATGACCATGAAGATGTGTCTAGGTGATGTGATGGATACGGAACAAGCCGTGTCACAAACACTGACCGACTGGAGCAACATCACCCTAACCAAAGAAACATTGACTCTGAAAAACGATGTTCACACTCTAACGTTCACTCTACGTGACTGGGTAAACTAA
- a CDS encoding ATP-binding cassette domain-containing protein has translation MIFSLENLTIHRKDGSCLLADFNLTITEGEIVSLMGPSGCGKSTLLSVIAGHLATDFTFQGTLKLGDAQLNSLPAHQRQVGILFQDDLLFPHLNVWENLAFALPNTVKGEQRKIIALEALKNIALAELANSFPEQISGGQRARISLMRMLLAEPKLVLLDEPFSKLDKTLRSQFRDWVFSQLTSAGIPTLMVTHDHDDVPVGSRAIEWPTEVNHA, from the coding sequence ATGATTTTTTCTCTCGAAAACCTCACCATCCATAGAAAAGACGGTAGCTGCCTATTGGCAGACTTTAACCTGACTATTACAGAAGGTGAGATCGTTAGTTTAATGGGACCTAGCGGCTGCGGAAAATCAACGCTACTCAGTGTGATTGCAGGGCATCTCGCAACAGATTTTACCTTCCAAGGCACACTTAAACTCGGTGATGCTCAACTCAATTCGCTACCAGCCCACCAGCGCCAAGTCGGTATTTTGTTCCAAGATGACTTACTCTTCCCACATCTGAATGTGTGGGAGAATCTCGCATTTGCACTCCCCAATACTGTGAAAGGTGAACAGCGCAAAATAATCGCGCTAGAGGCACTAAAAAACATCGCTCTCGCAGAGCTAGCCAACTCCTTTCCCGAGCAGATCTCAGGTGGACAACGGGCGCGGATTAGCTTGATGCGCATGTTGCTTGCTGAGCCAAAATTAGTCCTGCTAGATGAACCGTTCAGTAAACTGGATAAAACGTTGCGCAGCCAATTTCGTGATTGGGTATTTAGCCAACTCACTAGCGCAGGAATTCCTACCTTGATGGTGACTCATGATCATGATGATGTACCGGTAGGCAGTCGTGCCATTGAATGGCCAACTGAGGTGAACCATGCTTGA
- the pspF gene encoding phage shock protein operon transcriptional activator, whose protein sequence is MQQSLLGESPAFLAVLDKVSRLAPIERPVLVIGERGTGKELIAQRLHYLSKRWEHPLISLNCSTLSEGLIDSELFGHESGAFTGAKGRHQGRFERAENGTLFLDELATAPLAVQEKLLRVIEYGQYERVGGHQVLNANVRLVCATNADLPKMAEHGQFRADLLDRLAFDVIHLPPLRHRPDDILLLAEHFAIRMCRELQLPLFVGFSHDARKQLQDYPWPGNVRELKNVVERAVYQHGLNRHPIETLIFNPFQSGDVVTSGSSNNTEPPITMAPRFQLPIDYKTWQQELDIELLQAALTQAKFNQKQAAHLLGLSYHQFRGMIRKYPQMSNENTSLSDE, encoded by the coding sequence ATGCAGCAGAGCTTACTTGGCGAATCACCCGCGTTTTTAGCCGTATTGGATAAAGTTTCGCGCTTAGCTCCAATTGAGCGTCCTGTGCTTGTAATCGGTGAGCGAGGAACCGGTAAAGAACTGATCGCACAGCGTCTGCACTACTTATCCAAGCGCTGGGAACATCCACTCATTTCACTCAATTGTTCAACCCTCAGTGAAGGATTGATCGATTCAGAACTCTTTGGTCACGAATCCGGCGCGTTCACGGGAGCAAAAGGTCGTCATCAAGGCCGGTTTGAACGCGCAGAGAATGGCACTCTTTTCTTAGATGAGTTAGCTACGGCCCCACTAGCGGTGCAAGAAAAGCTGCTGCGAGTGATTGAATACGGTCAGTACGAGCGCGTTGGTGGCCATCAAGTGCTGAATGCGAATGTGCGTTTGGTCTGCGCAACTAATGCTGATTTGCCTAAAATGGCCGAGCACGGTCAGTTTCGCGCAGATCTGCTCGATAGACTGGCATTTGATGTGATTCACTTGCCACCTTTACGCCACAGACCCGACGATATTTTGCTACTTGCGGAACATTTTGCCATTCGGATGTGTCGCGAACTCCAATTGCCCTTGTTTGTTGGGTTTAGCCACGATGCACGCAAGCAACTACAAGACTATCCTTGGCCTGGTAATGTTCGTGAGCTAAAAAATGTCGTTGAGCGTGCGGTATATCAACATGGTCTAAACCGCCATCCCATTGAGACTTTGATTTTTAATCCATTTCAATCAGGTGACGTTGTCACCAGTGGGAGTTCTAATAATACTGAGCCCCCAATTACAATGGCACCACGCTTCCAGTTACCAATTGACTATAAAACATGGCAGCAAGAGTTAGACATTGAATTACTGCAAGCGGCACTGACGCAAGCCAAGTTTAACCAAAAGCAAGCAGCGCACTTGTTAGGCCTGAGCTATCATCAATTTCGGGGGATGATCAGAAAATACCCCCAGATGAGTAACGAAAACACCTCGCTCTCGGATGAGTGA
- a CDS encoding cystathionine beta-lyase, with protein sequence MSEGNKTRLVTAGRNKKWTLGVVNPPVQRASTVVFESVAQKNQAAVNRANKTLFYGRRGTTTHFAFQDAMVEVEGGAGCVLYPCGAAAITNAILSFVAQGDHILMVDTCYEPTRDFCEKVLKKLGISTTYYDPMIGEGIRELIQPNTKVLFTESPGSLTMEVQDIPTLSRIAHEHDVIVMLDNTWAAGVLFSPFEHGVDISIQAATKYIVGHSDVMLGTAVANEKCWEQLREHSYLMGQYASPDDVYMAMRGLRTLDVRLRQHEQNSLRIAQWLQTRPEVDHVRHPALETCPGHAFFQRDFQGGNGLFSFVLKSTHPAATTALLDGMSHFRMGFSWGGFESLILAHEPKAFNTLRSVANPHFAGTLIRVHIGLEDVEDLIADLEAGFARYHQVANA encoded by the coding sequence ATGTCAGAAGGTAATAAAACCCGCCTAGTCACTGCGGGGCGCAATAAAAAATGGACTCTCGGAGTGGTCAATCCTCCGGTACAACGTGCATCAACCGTCGTTTTTGAGAGTGTTGCGCAAAAAAATCAAGCGGCCGTGAATCGCGCAAACAAAACTCTGTTTTACGGACGTCGTGGCACGACCACCCATTTTGCTTTTCAAGATGCCATGGTTGAAGTTGAAGGCGGAGCAGGATGCGTACTCTACCCTTGCGGCGCAGCAGCGATCACCAATGCCATTCTCTCTTTTGTAGCGCAAGGCGACCATATTTTGATGGTCGATACTTGTTACGAACCTACACGAGACTTTTGTGAAAAAGTACTCAAAAAGCTTGGAATTTCAACCACCTATTACGACCCTATGATTGGTGAAGGCATTCGTGAACTCATCCAACCCAATACCAAGGTGCTGTTTACTGAATCCCCGGGCTCTCTCACCATGGAAGTACAGGATATCCCAACACTTTCTCGCATCGCTCATGAGCATGACGTTATCGTGATGCTAGATAATACGTGGGCTGCCGGTGTGCTGTTTTCTCCATTTGAACATGGCGTGGATATTTCAATTCAAGCCGCCACTAAATACATTGTGGGTCACTCAGATGTCATGCTTGGCACTGCGGTCGCCAACGAAAAATGTTGGGAGCAGTTGCGAGAACACAGCTACTTGATGGGCCAGTACGCCTCACCTGATGATGTGTATATGGCAATGCGTGGCCTACGCACGCTCGATGTGCGTCTACGTCAGCATGAGCAAAATAGTTTACGCATTGCTCAGTGGCTACAAACACGTCCAGAAGTGGATCATGTGCGCCACCCTGCGTTAGAAACCTGCCCCGGACATGCGTTTTTCCAACGTGATTTCCAAGGCGGTAATGGGCTCTTCTCGTTTGTTCTAAAAAGCACACATCCCGCCGCCACTACCGCTCTACTCGATGGGATGAGCCATTTCCGAATGGGATTTTCTTGGGGTGGTTTTGAAAGCTTGATATTAGCGCATGAACCGAAAGCCTTTAACACTCTACGTTCCGTCGCCAATCCTCACTTTGCAGGCACATTAATCCGTGTTCATATTGGGTTAGAGGACGTAGAAGACTTGATTGCCGATCTGGAAGCGGGTTTTGCGCGCTATCATCAGGTAGCCAATGCATAA
- a CDS encoding TIGR01621 family pseudouridine synthase translates to MFDILFTHPDFLLINKHPNVSVHKDDGDTMLLQEVATQTGDGQLYLVHRLDKMTSGILLLARNAAAASELSQGFAKRQVEKFYLAIGSKKPKKKQGLICGDMERSRRSSWKLVNSQENPAITQFLSTTAAPWERLFLCKPHTGKTHQIRVALKSIGSAIVGDPIYNASESEQADRGYLHAFALRFTYQGEVYQWLCDPRQFSHLGKKWQEEAVSQGIESWLSPWDLPWPVLKMSAKE, encoded by the coding sequence ATGTTTGATATTCTGTTTACCCATCCTGATTTTCTACTTATCAATAAACACCCCAACGTATCTGTCCATAAAGATGATGGCGATACCATGTTGCTGCAAGAAGTGGCGACGCAAACCGGGGATGGCCAGCTCTACTTGGTGCATCGGTTGGATAAGATGACTTCGGGTATTTTGCTATTGGCAAGAAATGCCGCTGCGGCCAGTGAGCTTTCGCAAGGCTTTGCTAAGCGCCAGGTTGAAAAATTCTATCTAGCGATTGGGAGTAAAAAGCCGAAGAAAAAACAAGGTTTGATCTGCGGAGACATGGAGCGTTCACGTCGCTCATCATGGAAGTTGGTTAACTCGCAAGAAAATCCTGCGATTACGCAATTTCTCTCTACAACGGCGGCACCGTGGGAGCGCTTGTTTTTATGTAAACCCCACACAGGAAAAACTCACCAAATTCGCGTGGCACTCAAATCGATAGGATCGGCGATTGTCGGGGACCCTATTTATAACGCCTCCGAATCAGAACAAGCCGATCGTGGTTATCTACACGCTTTTGCGTTGCGTTTTACCTATCAAGGTGAGGTCTACCAATGGTTGTGTGATCCGCGCCAGTTTTCACACTTAGGTAAAAAATGGCAAGAAGAGGCGGTGAGTCAAGGCATTGAAAGCTGGCTGTCTCCATGGGATTTGCCTTGGCCAGTGTTGAAGATGAGTGCGAAAGAGTAA